The sequence below is a genomic window from Bosea sp. F3-2.
AAGGCCGGTGCCAAGGCGGAAGCGATCCGCCTGGACGAGAAGGCCAGAGCGGTGCGCCTGGAGATCGAAGCCTGTCAGCGCGCCAAAGCCGCTGCGCAGCAGCGCTGCAAGGACGATCAGCCGTTCCGCGATGCCGAGATCGCAGCCGAGCAGAAAAAATCGCGCGAAGAAGCTTGTCGGTATGTCTATGCGCACGCTCGGGAATGCGACGAAGCTGCGCAAGCGCCAGCAAGCTCACCGACTTCCTAGACTCGCTGAAGCCTGCTGTCGCGGTCGGCGTCGATCCCCACATCCAGCACCAGATGATGCTGCAGTACGTCTTCGAGCCCATGCTGGTGGCCGCCGGCCTCGGCAAGGTACGGCCGGATTGGCTGATGATCCCGCCGCACTCCTTGGAGGCAGCGGCCCGCGCGCAGGTCAAGCCCTGATGATCCCGCCCCGGCCCAGTGCCGGGGCTTCCTCCATCGAGAGACCGATGACGAACCTCGCGCAGATCGAAGCCCGGATGGACCAGTACGAGTCGGCGGTCATCGACTTGTACGAGGGCATTCGCGATGCCGCTGCCGTGGTCGATCTGATCATCGCCGATGACGACATGCCGCGCAGGAAAAGCCGGCGCTTGCAGATTGTCCGGCGGACCACCCAACGCAGCAAGGAGTCGATCGCCTTGTTTGAGCGCGCCCTTGCCAACCTCGAAGCCGAGCGCCGCCGCTATCTGGCTGGCGAGGTTGACGGCTGACGCCGATGGATGCGCGGGTTCCACGCACGACGAATTGGGATGCGGTCGATCTGTCCCCGCCGAAGGTGTTCGACGACATCGAGCTCATCGAGTGGGGCAGCACTGAGAGCTTTCGTCGTCAACGCGCCGAATGGTTGCGCGATGTTCGCCGCCAGGGCGGGATGAAGCTCGGCCCCATGCGCGAGATCATCACCGCCGTCGCCGATTACATGTCGCCCAAAAACGACGCCGCCTGGCCGAGCCGCGAACGGCTCGCCGCGGATCTGGGTTGGTCGCTGTCCAGCGTGAAGCGCGCGCTCACCCTCGCCATTGCCTGGGGCTGGCTGACACGCTCGCGCCGGCCGAACTCCTCCAACGAATACCGGATGTCCTACAGCCACGAGGTGCGCTCGCTTGTCGTCCGTTGGCATGCGGACCGGATCGCCGATTTTGAGGCGCGCGCGGCCACAAAAAAAGAGGCCGGCGCCTCATCTGCACGGCTCAGGTCTGAGCCATCCGAAAGTCCAGATGTGAGCCATCCAACGGCTCAGGTGCGAGCCGTCCATGGGGTCAGACCTGAGCCGCTAACCTGTCCAGTATCCAGTTTCATTGATCCAGAGGATCGATCCGAAACAGAGAGGCTTGGCGAGGCGGAGCAGGATATGGCTTCAGGCTTCGAGCAAAAAAAAGCGAGCCGCGATGAAGTGATTTCGATCCTTGGTCGCGGTGATGTTGAAGCCGGTGAGCAAGTCGCCGCCACCCTCGGGCCGGCGCGCCTCGGCTATCTCGTCTCGCTCGTCGATCAGGAGGGCATGGTCGGCGCACACCGGGCGATCCTCGAAGCGCGCAACTCGGTCGCGCCTCACCACTGATCAGCTTCGATAATCGGCCCTCGCGCGTGTGCGAGGCGTCGGGCGCTGGGAATGGGCAGAATGAGGTGCTCAGCACGCGCGAACGAGCGTCAGGATATTCGCAACGCTGTCTCGTCGACAGGCTCCGCGCGAGTTGTGACCTCGCCTCGATCGCGATTCCGAGCTCGAAATCGGCGCGTCTACGCGACCGCATGATGTTCGATCACGTGTCGATGATTTGATTTCAATGGCTTGCATAGGATGGGAAGCAAATGGCGCGACTATGGGAAGCGCCCTGCTCTCGATCGACTATCAACCTGGCCGCTGCAGCCCGGCCGTGGCTCAGATCCAGCGCCGAGGCACCCCCTCGATTTTATGGTCGCGCGCTCGCCGGGCCGGGGGCGGGAAAATTGGCGCGCTTCGAGTGACGTCCTACCGTGCCCACGCGATTGACCCACGAAAAGTATCGGGGCGATATTTTTTGGGGGCTGGGGCATTCCGAGGGGTGTCCCATGGCTAGGAAGGCAGTTCAGGTTGCGTCGAAGGCGTTGGGGCTGCGGCGGGTGAAGCGCCCCAACGGGCGGATAGATTGCTATTGGGTGGCACCGCCTGAATTGGTCCAGCAGGGGTATCCGTTCAGGACGCGAAGAGTACACGGCGATCCGAGCGTGCCCGCCGATCTGGATCGGATTGAGCGCGCGTGCCGGCATTTGCAACAGGAGATGCTCGACTGGGCGCGCGGCGAGCGAAGCGTCGGCGGCCGCGCACCCAGCGGCACTCTGGCCCACCTGTGCGAAATCTATGAGCTCGATCCTGAATCGCCATTTCAAGAGAAGCGAGACGCGACCAAGACCTCGTATCTGCGGTACCTCGCACTGCTGAAGCGAACCGCGGGATCGGCGCGGCTGTCGCGGATCAGCGGCAAAACCATCCGCGGCTGGCACACGGGTTGGCTGGCGCACGGCGTTCGGAACGCGCAAGGAGGCATCCAGCTCCTGCGTATCGTCCTACGATATGGCCTCGAATGTTCAACTCGCCAGGACGATCATTGCCGGCGGCTGGTCGAAGTGTTGCATGCGATGCGGTTCAAGTCTCCGCGGGCCAGAACCAAGCGCGTCGAGCACGAGCACGTTGAGGCGTTCCGGCCGGCGGCATTAGATGCGAACCGATTTTCGATCGCGCTCGCGGTCTCTCTTCAATTCGATTTGGGGCTGCGCCAGAAGGACGTGATCGGCGAATGGGTTTGGGCGCCGCCAAGCGATCGGGTCGGCGGCCGGATATGGCAGTGGGGCCTCACCTGGGACCAGATCGACGAGAACTGGATTCTGCGGAAGCCAACCAGCAAGTCGAATGGTGGCGCCATCGCCGAGCACGATTTGAAGGCGTATCCTGAAACGCTTGCGCTGCTGCGGACCATACCAGTCGGAGAGCGTGTGGGGCCGATTGTCATCGATGAGCGGTCGCGCCAGCCCTATCGGCGGCGGCAGTTCAAAGTGCTCTTCAGGCGCATCGCCAACACTACCGCCTGGCCGAAGGACGTCTGGAACATGGATTGCCGCGCCGGGGCCGTGTCCGAGGCCCTCGAAGCCGGAGCCGAGCCAGCCGACGTTATGAAGGCTGCGACCCATACGCAGATGTCGACGACCATGGGTTACAACCGCGGCGGCGTCGTGCAGTCGAGCAGGGTGGCCGAGTTGCGGGTCGCGCGACGCAACGCGCGCAAGCCGAAGCCAGCGCCAGCAAGCGACGACGAGCCCGCCTTTGACTCCGAGGACGCGAACAGTGGATTGTCATGCGCTTCGGAACGGGAGGAAACCCATGGCTCAAAGCAATGAGATCCCCGCAGTTCGAGTAGCCGGATTCCAAGTCTTCCGAGGGCCCGACGCCATCGCAGTTCGCTTCGAATTGATGACAGCGCCGGGCACTAAGGAGTCGGTCACCATCGCACTGACACCGACTGGGGCGCAGGAGTTGGCCAAGCAACTCGCGAAGGAACCTACTGCGGGAACCTCGGGAACAACACCCGACAGCTCGCGCCAATAGCCACGGCTCCAGTCGAAGTCGTCGATCCCCTTGCGGCCGGTGCTCTGGCGCGCCTTGTTGCGAAGGGCCGCTTCTCAAAGGAAGGCCGGCTTTATCGTCTGGCAGCCATCCGGGCGCAGGGGGTGTGAGATGCCTGATCCCGATTACGAGGCCAAATATGGCAAGGGCCCTCACCTGACGGCTGACGCTGTCGTGGTGCGTGGGAACGAGATCGCTCTTGTTCGCCGCAAGAAGGATGGCCACTGGGCATTGCCGGGCGGCTTCCTTGATCAGGGCGAGACCTTCATGGAATGCGCTCTCCGCGAGTTCAAGGAGGAGGCCGGAGTTGACCTCATTGCCAGCCCGAGCCTGATCCTGGCGACCTTCAGGCCCATCGCCTTCGATGCGATCGGACGCGATCCGCGCAGCCGCATCATCTCTGGGGCGGTCCTGATCATGCTATCGGAGAATCTCGCGCGTCCGAATCTCATCCCTGGCGACGACGCCACCGCTGCAAATTGGTTCGACCGCCACCAGGTTCCGCGGCTCTATGCCGACCACAACGAGATCATCACTGCCCTCGATGCCACCTTCCTCTCAATCTGAGACAGTTGCGCTAGGCGGAGGCGTTTAATGGCGATCAGGGCGCCGGAATAGAACGTGGCGATTACATAGAATTTTG
It includes:
- a CDS encoding integrase — encoded protein: MPADLDRIERACRHLQQEMLDWARGERSVGGRAPSGTLAHLCEIYELDPESPFQEKRDATKTSYLRYLALLKRTAGSARLSRISGKTIRGWHTGWLAHGVRNAQGGIQLLRIVLRYGLECSTRQDDHCRRLVEVLHAMRFKSPRARTKRVEHEHVEAFRPAALDANRFSIALAVSLQFDLGLRQKDVIGEWVWAPPSDRVGGRIWQWGLTWDQIDENWILRKPTSKSNGGAIAEHDLKAYPETLALLRTIPVGERVGPIVIDERSRQPYRRRQFKVLFRRIANTTAWPKDVWNMDCRAGAVSEALEAGAEPADVMKAATHTQMSTTMGYNRGGVVQSSRVAELRVARRNARKPKPAPASDDEPAFDSEDANSGLSCASEREETHGSKQ
- a CDS encoding NUDIX hydrolase, yielding MPDPDYEAKYGKGPHLTADAVVVRGNEIALVRRKKDGHWALPGGFLDQGETFMECALREFKEEAGVDLIASPSLILATFRPIAFDAIGRDPRSRIISGAVLIMLSENLARPNLIPGDDATAANWFDRHQVPRLYADHNEIITALDATFLSI